Proteins from one Amycolatopsis benzoatilytica AK 16/65 genomic window:
- a CDS encoding DUF7714 family protein, giving the protein MLVEPAPNTITRPYRGLSVQHVDIPLTSRDIEAYLLGREVYRRTEYLVLRRGDAAALVQVAKENSVDLFAPVTEVLVLAEPGELVWVDSPDTDAGNATALAHAVTPYLTPSARAYVVRGRYEHVNFIWTPTPLQVRVTEVVPPDPPKLLAMAQQAVAFDEDLPPIDLVADTVDIGELANDNPASCYLLPCRGSGAQLPKPVEFLDTRPKDRRDWLLIGCERSVQFHRRFYGDEPSRVDICPRRRADVDQGRPTLTKCCLLERGVDYDRNTAVVPWGANLDEVREALRWLSGLPPVGATP; this is encoded by the coding sequence GTGCTCGTAGAACCGGCCCCGAACACCATCACCCGGCCTTACCGCGGTCTGTCGGTGCAGCACGTCGACATACCGCTGACCAGTCGGGACATCGAGGCTTACCTGCTCGGTCGCGAGGTCTACCGGCGCACCGAGTACCTCGTCCTGCGCCGCGGCGACGCCGCCGCGCTGGTGCAGGTGGCCAAGGAGAACTCGGTCGATCTGTTTGCGCCGGTGACGGAGGTCCTGGTCCTGGCCGAACCTGGCGAGCTGGTCTGGGTGGACTCGCCGGACACCGATGCCGGCAATGCCACCGCGCTGGCGCACGCTGTGACGCCGTATCTGACCCCGAGTGCCAGGGCGTATGTGGTCCGGGGTCGCTACGAGCATGTCAACTTCATCTGGACGCCGACCCCGCTGCAGGTCCGGGTGACCGAGGTCGTGCCGCCTGACCCGCCCAAACTGTTGGCCATGGCGCAGCAGGCGGTGGCGTTCGACGAGGACTTGCCGCCGATCGACCTGGTCGCCGACACCGTCGACATCGGCGAGCTTGCCAATGACAACCCCGCATCCTGCTACCTGCTGCCCTGCCGGGGCAGCGGCGCGCAACTGCCGAAGCCGGTCGAATTCCTGGACACCCGGCCGAAGGACCGCCGTGACTGGCTGCTGATCGGCTGCGAGCGATCCGTCCAGTTCCACCGCCGGTTCTACGGCGACGAGCCTTCGCGGGTGGACATCTGCCCGCGCCGCCGAGCGGATGTCGACCAGGGCCGGCCGACCCTGACCAAATGCTGCCTGCTGGAGCGCGGAGTCGACTACGACCGGAACACGGCGGTCGTGCCCTGGGGCGCCAATCTGGACGAAGTGCGCGAGGCGCTGCGCTG
- a CDS encoding phosphosulfolactate synthase has protein sequence MWDCPDFLTLPEREVKPRTRGLTHVLDKGMTMPSLEALLEQCGHLIDIVKIGWGIAYVDPTVKDRIARCQEAGVKVSLGGTLLEVCATQGRVSELRRWATDIGVDCVEVSNGLGMLTSARKARLIRQLSQEFTVLAETGAKSADVPVVVSEWLAELESDLESGATWLVTEGRESGTVGLYDASGAPRANLVDAISARLPIERVIFEAPRKAQQAWLVGRLGAGVNVGNIASDEVLPLETLRLGLRADTALRWPRVARTGVSVCS, from the coding sequence ATGTGGGACTGTCCGGACTTTCTGACGCTGCCTGAGCGCGAGGTGAAGCCACGAACCCGCGGCCTCACCCACGTGCTCGACAAGGGCATGACGATGCCAAGTCTCGAGGCATTGCTCGAACAGTGCGGCCACCTGATCGACATCGTCAAGATCGGCTGGGGCATCGCCTACGTCGACCCGACGGTCAAGGACCGGATCGCGCGGTGCCAGGAGGCAGGCGTGAAGGTCTCGCTCGGCGGGACTCTCCTCGAGGTGTGCGCGACCCAGGGGCGGGTGAGCGAGCTGCGCCGGTGGGCGACGGACATCGGCGTGGACTGCGTGGAGGTCTCCAACGGCCTGGGCATGTTGACTTCGGCCCGCAAAGCGCGCCTCATCCGGCAGCTGTCGCAGGAGTTCACCGTGCTGGCGGAGACCGGCGCGAAGTCGGCCGACGTTCCGGTCGTCGTCTCGGAGTGGCTTGCCGAGCTCGAATCCGACCTGGAATCCGGCGCGACGTGGCTGGTCACGGAGGGCCGGGAAAGCGGCACCGTCGGCCTGTATGACGCGTCGGGCGCCCCGCGGGCGAATCTGGTCGACGCGATCTCGGCGCGGCTGCCGATCGAGCGGGTCATTTTCGAGGCCCCTCGCAAGGCCCAGCAAGCCTGGCTGGTCGGCCGGCTGGGGGCCGGTGTCAACGTCGGCAACATCGCGTCCGACGAGGTGCTTCCGCTGGAGACCCTGCGGCTCGGGCTGCGGGCGGACACGGCGCTCCGCTGGCCTCGGGTGGCTCGCACGGGGGTGTCGGTGTGCTCGTAG
- a CDS encoding amidase, producing MILARSAAEHIANGTVRARDLTAACLAAIDAVEASVSAFAHTDREGALRQATALDGELARGGPRSALHGIPIAVKDNIDVAGMPTAAGSALLGGAAPSSTDAAIVRALRAAGAVILGKTRLPEFAVGAVTPSTRNPWDTDRIAGGSSGGSAAAVAAGECYGAPGTDTGGSVRIPAALCGVVGLMPRRHSVPRSGIIPVSPRLDACGPIARTVADTALLWNRMLPSDAPPRDRPLCVGRVANNLLGAVEPDVLRAVAASVDALGSVPNVRIVDVRPPRFDDSHPHRRVPLLVDAADMHRARGWFPQYREKYSDRLRAFLEHGSRLARDHLYDALDELRPLVGAFMHCFDDCDVIALPTVPVVAPRIAALADDRANLDQPPVDRTLTRLCAPMNFCPVAALTMPCGISIEGLPIGLQLVAPEEAAVFQCAHLIEHPPGPRYP from the coding sequence ATGATTCTCGCCCGCTCAGCGGCCGAACACATCGCCAACGGCACCGTACGAGCGAGGGATTTGACGGCGGCGTGCCTCGCCGCGATCGACGCCGTCGAAGCGTCCGTGTCGGCATTCGCGCACACGGACCGGGAAGGAGCGCTTCGCCAGGCAACGGCATTGGACGGCGAGCTTGCGCGCGGCGGACCCCGGTCAGCCCTCCATGGGATCCCGATCGCGGTCAAGGACAACATCGACGTCGCCGGAATGCCGACCGCAGCGGGCTCTGCCCTCCTCGGCGGCGCGGCACCGAGTTCGACGGACGCCGCCATCGTCCGTGCCTTGCGCGCCGCGGGCGCGGTCATCCTCGGCAAGACCCGGCTGCCGGAGTTCGCGGTCGGCGCGGTCACGCCGTCGACGCGCAACCCCTGGGACACGGACCGGATCGCCGGCGGCTCCAGCGGCGGGTCTGCCGCAGCGGTTGCAGCCGGCGAATGCTACGGCGCACCCGGCACCGACACCGGTGGATCCGTCCGCATCCCAGCCGCTCTGTGCGGAGTCGTCGGTCTCATGCCGCGGCGCCACTCCGTGCCGCGAAGCGGGATCATTCCCGTTTCGCCCCGGCTCGACGCGTGCGGCCCAATCGCCAGAACCGTCGCCGACACAGCGCTGCTGTGGAATCGCATGCTCCCCAGCGACGCTCCGCCGCGCGACAGGCCGTTGTGTGTCGGTCGCGTGGCCAACAACCTGCTCGGCGCAGTCGAACCGGACGTGCTGCGCGCAGTTGCCGCCTCCGTCGACGCCCTTGGCTCAGTCCCCAACGTCCGGATCGTCGACGTACGCCCGCCGCGATTCGACGACTCGCACCCGCATCGTCGCGTTCCGCTGCTCGTCGATGCCGCCGATATGCACCGCGCACGCGGTTGGTTCCCCCAGTACCGAGAGAAGTACAGCGACCGCTTGCGGGCATTCCTCGAACACGGGTCCCGCCTCGCACGCGATCACCTCTATGACGCGCTCGACGAGCTCCGGCCGCTCGTAGGAGCATTCATGCATTGCTTCGACGACTGCGACGTGATCGCACTCCCCACCGTCCCGGTCGTCGCACCGCGTATTGCCGCTCTTGCCGACGACCGGGCGAACCTCGACCAGCCGCCCGTCGACCGAACCCTGACCCGGCTGTGTGCACCGATGAACTTCTGCCCGGTGGCTGCTCTGACAATGCCCTGCGGTATCTCGATCGAAGGGCTTCCGATCGGGCTGCAGCTCGTCGCACCCGAGGAAGCGGCCGTGTTCCAGTGCGCGCACCTGATCGAGCATCCGCCCGGCCCGAGATATCCCTGA
- a CDS encoding acetate uptake transporter, whose translation MSAEAISAELDAAVRPAASAPSVELADPTPLAFGAVGLPFGVICLNLTGSLTPDLAIIVLPLALAYGTIGLFISGSVAFKKGDVFGAFAYTSFAAFFLSFAAIQLLLATKVTAVQAGGQGTAFAVFAAGWAVIITYLLVLTFKYPVLFRAIFVLVWFTLVLLVIGFAGSAAALTAGAWIGLATAALCLYASAAVLMNTVLGRTVLPL comes from the coding sequence ATGTCCGCTGAAGCGATCAGTGCCGAACTCGACGCCGCCGTGCGACCGGCTGCGTCCGCGCCATCCGTCGAGCTGGCGGATCCGACTCCGCTCGCCTTCGGCGCGGTGGGTCTCCCGTTCGGCGTCATCTGCCTCAACCTCACCGGCAGCCTGACGCCCGATCTCGCCATTATCGTGCTGCCGCTGGCGCTGGCCTACGGGACGATCGGGCTGTTCATATCCGGGTCCGTCGCGTTCAAGAAGGGCGACGTGTTCGGGGCGTTCGCCTACACGTCATTCGCCGCCTTCTTTCTGTCCTTCGCCGCGATTCAGCTCCTCCTCGCCACGAAGGTGACTGCGGTCCAAGCAGGCGGCCAAGGCACTGCGTTCGCGGTGTTCGCCGCCGGCTGGGCAGTGATCATCACCTACCTGCTCGTGTTGACCTTCAAATATCCGGTCTTGTTCCGCGCGATCTTCGTCTTGGTGTGGTTCACGCTGGTGCTGCTCGTGATCGGGTTCGCCGGCTCTGCTGCAGCCCTCACGGCCGGTGCGTGGATCGGGCTGGCCACGGCGGCGCTGTGCCTGTACGCCTCCGCCGCTGTGCTGATGAACACGGTCCTCGGGCGCACGGTGCTGCCGCTCTGA
- a CDS encoding SDR family NAD(P)-dependent oxidoreductase — protein sequence MSLEGLFSLEGKTALVTGASRGIGRAVALGLARAGANVAVLARTTEALEEVAAEIRSVGRESMVLTCDVTDRSQVDLAVSDAVAGLGHLDISVHNAGGFAHLGPLLDLREEDWSGIIQANLYSAIYFCRAVGAHMVSRGTGAVVNVASIAGTAGFPMASPYSAAKAGTIALTRSLGAEWAASGVRANALVPGWVSTDLTASFVKDPAAADGLLHAVPVRRWGKPEDLVGAAIFLASDASRLVTGSSLVVDGGLTCYTGGPTTLDLLSKGRVAV from the coding sequence GTGTCGTTGGAAGGTCTATTCAGCCTGGAGGGAAAGACCGCACTCGTCACGGGGGCATCGCGCGGGATCGGGCGTGCAGTGGCGCTGGGGCTCGCGAGGGCCGGTGCGAATGTCGCGGTCCTTGCCCGCACGACGGAAGCTCTCGAGGAGGTCGCTGCTGAGATACGTTCGGTTGGGCGTGAGAGCATGGTGCTGACTTGTGATGTCACTGATCGTTCGCAGGTTGATTTGGCAGTATCGGACGCTGTGGCCGGCCTTGGCCATCTCGATATCTCGGTGCACAACGCCGGAGGGTTTGCGCATCTGGGGCCTCTCTTGGATCTTCGGGAAGAAGACTGGTCCGGAATTATTCAAGCGAACCTGTATTCGGCGATATACTTTTGTCGTGCTGTTGGCGCACATATGGTCTCGCGGGGTACGGGAGCGGTGGTCAATGTAGCGTCGATCGCGGGGACAGCAGGGTTTCCAATGGCGTCCCCGTACTCGGCTGCCAAAGCCGGAACGATCGCGCTCACTAGGTCGCTAGGGGCGGAATGGGCGGCGTCGGGCGTGCGGGCGAACGCTCTCGTTCCAGGATGGGTGAGTACCGACCTGACTGCCTCGTTCGTCAAGGACCCGGCCGCAGCTGACGGATTGCTCCACGCGGTCCCTGTGCGGAGGTGGGGCAAGCCCGAAGACTTGGTTGGAGCTGCGATCTTCTTGGCAAGCGATGCATCCCGGCTTGTCACCGGCAGTTCGCTGGTAGTCGATGGCGGTCTGACGTGTTATACCGGAGGTCCGACGACCCTCGACCTGCTGTCGAAGGGGCGAGTCGCAGTGTGA